A region of the Sphaerodactylus townsendi isolate TG3544 linkage group LG15, MPM_Stown_v2.3, whole genome shotgun sequence genome:
AGCTGGCCGGCAACGCGGCCCGCGACAACAAGAAGACGCGCATCATCCCGCGCCACCTGCAGCTGGCCATCCGCAACGACGAGGAACTCAACAAACTGCTGGGCAAGGTCACCATCGCCCAGGGCGGCGTCCTGCCCAACATCCAGGCCGTCCTCCTGCCCAAGAAGACCGAGAGCCACAAGGCCAAAGGGAAgtgaggcgcccccccccccatttgaaaacaaaaaggcTCTTTTCAGAGCCACCCACCCCATCCTAAAAGAGCTTGTGACGCTGCTCAAGAGGCCACCTAACCTGGTGACGCCCCAAGCGGGCAAC
Encoded here:
- the LOC125443959 gene encoding histone H2A type 2-C-like, which gives rise to MSGRGKQGGKARAKAKTRSSRAGLQFPVGRVHRLLRKGNYAERVGAGAPVYLAAVLEYLTAEILELAGNAARDNKKTRIIPRHLQLAIRNDEELNKLLGKVTIAQGGVLPNIQAVLLPKKTESHKAKGK